From the genome of Arcobacter sp. F155, one region includes:
- a CDS encoding UDP-2,3-diacylglucosamine diphosphatase: protein MFHSIKKDSIFIADSHFNEKNQELLTLLEKIANKQLNPSQLFLMGDIIDFISGESKYFIKTNKKVVDLINQISNSIEVFYLEGNHDYNLQNIFPNVKVFKRENQPVNFIFEDKTIAMSHGDIFTPWHYNLYCTIIRNKPLLVFLNLIDFANVISKKIESSLLKKNICGVIDDFDSFAKKRLSNYKTDLVVEGHFHQGKTFKSEKQTYINIPSLCCSKQYVLFDGEFAGVNI, encoded by the coding sequence ATGTTCCATAGTATAAAAAAAGATTCAATTTTTATAGCTGATTCTCATTTTAACGAGAAAAACCAAGAGCTATTAACACTTTTAGAAAAAATTGCAAATAAACAATTGAACCCATCACAACTTTTTTTGATGGGGGATATTATTGATTTTATTTCTGGTGAAAGTAAATACTTTATAAAAACAAATAAAAAAGTTGTTGATTTAATAAATCAAATCTCAAATAGTATTGAGGTTTTTTATTTAGAGGGAAATCATGACTACAATCTTCAAAATATATTTCCAAATGTAAAAGTATTTAAAAGAGAAAATCAACCAGTTAACTTTATCTTTGAAGATAAAACAATAGCTATGTCCCATGGAGATATTTTTACTCCGTGGCATTATAATCTGTATTGCACAATTATTAGGAATAAACCTTTACTTGTATTTTTAAATCTAATAGATTTTGCTAATGTAATCTCTAAAAAAATAGAGAGTTCTTTACTTAAAAAAAATATTTGTGGTGTGATTGATGACTTTGACTCTTTTGCTAAAAAAAGACTTTCTAATTATAAAACAGATTTAGTTGTTGAAGGACATTTTCATCAAGGTAAAACTTTCAAAAGCGAAAAACAAACTTATATAAATATTCCATCATTATGTTGTTCTAAACAGTATGTATTATTTGATGGTGAATTTGCAGGAGTAAATATATGA
- the argC gene encoding N-acetyl-gamma-glutamyl-phosphate reductase: MNVAIIGASGYTGLELIKILINHPTFNISYIANSTGEQNVQELHPCLKDIIDVEVSKADANEVAKVADLAFLALPHKTSMSFAKELLELGVKVVDLSADYRLELETYEEHYCPHEDKEHIKDAVYGLPEYYKEELKSSQLVANPGCFPTAALLALFPFIDYIDTNAQIFIDAKTGMSGAGKGLKEVTHFGHLNENCHAYNPFKHRHMPEIQEKVKIVKGVDCQINFVPHLLPITRGMLVSVFATLKEDVDVNKVLEEAYKDSPFVRVRNTPVDLKSTAGTNFCDIFVETNGKALFVNSSIDNLLRGASSQAVVNANLMCGLDEEEGIPKIAYVP; this comes from the coding sequence ATGAATGTAGCAATTATTGGAGCAAGTGGTTATACAGGACTAGAGTTAATTAAGATTCTTATTAATCATCCAACATTTAATATCTCTTATATTGCAAACTCTACAGGGGAACAAAATGTTCAAGAACTACATCCTTGTTTAAAAGATATTATTGATGTTGAAGTTTCAAAAGCAGATGCAAATGAGGTAGCTAAAGTTGCAGATTTAGCATTTTTAGCACTTCCTCATAAAACTTCTATGTCTTTTGCAAAAGAGCTTTTAGAGCTTGGAGTAAAGGTTGTTGATTTATCTGCTGATTATAGATTAGAGCTTGAAACATATGAAGAGCACTATTGTCCACATGAAGATAAAGAACATATAAAAGATGCAGTTTATGGACTTCCTGAGTACTATAAAGAAGAGTTAAAGTCTTCACAACTAGTTGCAAACCCAGGATGTTTCCCAACAGCAGCACTTTTAGCGCTTTTCCCTTTTATTGATTATATTGACACAAATGCACAAATCTTTATTGATGCAAAAACAGGAATGAGTGGAGCTGGAAAAGGTTTAAAAGAGGTTACTCATTTTGGTCATTTAAATGAAAATTGCCATGCATATAATCCTTTTAAACATAGACATATGCCAGAAATTCAAGAGAAAGTAAAAATAGTAAAGGGTGTTGATTGTCAAATCAATTTTGTGCCACATCTACTACCTATTACAAGAGGAATGTTAGTTTCTGTATTTGCAACACTAAAAGAAGATGTTGATGTAAACAAAGTTTTAGAAGAAGCTTATAAAGACTCTCCTTTTGTTAGAGTTAGAAATACTCCTGTTGATTTAAAATCAACAGCAGGAACAAACTTCTGTGATATCTTTGTCGAAACAAATGGAAAAGCACTATTTGTAAACTCTTCTATTGATAATCTATTAAGAGGTGCTTCATCTCAAGCAGTTGTAAATGCAAACTTAATGTGTGGATTAGATGAAGAAGAAGGAATTCCAAAAATAGCTTATGTTCCATAG
- the greA gene encoding transcription elongation factor GreA — MDKEPMTRVGYEKITGELDFLKNKERPETVIALDEARQLGDLKENAEYHAAKDKLAIIDSQIGELGSIISKAVIIDPETLPHDRVSFGSTVELVDVETDEEFTYAIVGGIESNAEKGLISFNSPLAKQLLGKQEGDELTATLPGGETSFEILSVGYKELEL; from the coding sequence ATGGATAAAGAGCCAATGACAAGAGTTGGATATGAAAAAATTACAGGTGAATTAGATTTTTTAAAAAATAAAGAAAGACCTGAAACAGTGATTGCATTAGATGAGGCAAGACAGCTAGGTGACCTAAAAGAAAATGCAGAATATCATGCTGCAAAAGATAAGTTAGCAATTATAGATTCTCAAATTGGTGAATTAGGTTCAATTATCTCTAAGGCTGTAATTATTGACCCAGAAACTTTACCTCATGATAGAGTGAGTTTTGGTTCAACAGTTGAATTAGTAGATGTAGAAACAGATGAAGAGTTTACATATGCAATTGTTGGTGGAATAGAGTCAAATGCCGAAAAAGGTTTAATCTCTTTTAACTCTCCATTAGCAAAACAGCTTTTAGGAAAACAAGAAGGTGATGAACTTACTGCTACTTTACCAGGTGGTGAAACATCTTTTGAAATTTTAAGTGTAGGATATAAGGAGCTAGAACTATAA
- a CDS encoding ThiF family adenylyltransferase, giving the protein MQEYDRTIKLFGEENFEKIKNAKVILLGVGGVGSFALDSLYNTGLTNITIVDFDTYEESNMNRQLGSHGNVGRVKVDALKERYPKVEAIHAKITPEWIDNFDFSSYDYILDAIDDVAPKVHLIQRYFTKIISTSGGAKRFDPSKIEYKSIWDTYNDPFIRKIRTELKKRGFKKKFKVVFSGENPNCIEKGSFEAVTGSFGFMMAAITINKLLSRDK; this is encoded by the coding sequence ATGCAAGAATACGATAGAACCATAAAATTATTTGGTGAAGAAAATTTTGAAAAAATTAAAAATGCGAAAGTTATTTTATTAGGTGTAGGAGGAGTTGGAAGCTTTGCTTTAGACTCACTATATAACACAGGTTTAACAAACATTACAATTGTTGATTTTGATACTTATGAAGAATCAAATATGAATAGACAATTAGGAAGTCATGGTAATGTTGGAAGAGTTAAAGTTGATGCTTTAAAAGAGAGATATCCAAAGGTTGAAGCAATTCATGCAAAAATAACCCCTGAGTGGATAGACAATTTTGATTTTTCATCTTACGACTACATTTTAGATGCAATTGATGATGTTGCTCCAAAAGTTCATTTAATCCAAAGATACTTTACAAAAATCATTAGTACAAGTGGTGGTGCAAAAAGGTTTGATCCAAGTAAAATTGAATACAAATCAATCTGGGACACCTACAATGACCCATTTATTAGAAAAATTAGAACTGAACTTAAAAAAAGAGGTTTCAAAAAGAAGTTTAAAGTTGTTTTCTCAGGAGAAAATCCAAACTGTATAGAGAAAGGTAGCTTTGAAGCAGTTACTGGTTCATTTGGCTTTATGATGGCTGCAATTACCATAAATAAGTTACTAAGCAGGGACAAGTAA
- a CDS encoding chemotaxis protein CheV, which produces MSGINSVEQMTQGHLRNVQQLAVFYTGHNNIYAINIAKVKAFVIAEEVTINDTPADSDVVAGIATIRGEPVTLINLDAWLGIPKLKQEEYKLIIYCEFNHKKVGFLIKDMLDIVEKTTDELRHTEETNSKVTYTTYVKVNEKDELCTVFNAEQLLQDLGWVEDGEDTLNKYVESKFNTNKIVLAAEDSGVAREVLTKFFKKAGINYEIYNNGALLLDRLEEIDPSSVALIITDIEMPETDGFQVASFVKQNSKYSEIPIIVNSSMTTDAVKNKMNSIGVDGFIGKTDIQALYEAAKKHLSF; this is translated from the coding sequence ATGAGTGGTATCAATAGTGTTGAACAAATGACACAAGGACATTTAAGAAATGTACAGCAACTAGCTGTTTTCTATACTGGTCATAATAATATTTACGCAATTAATATTGCAAAAGTTAAAGCATTTGTTATTGCAGAAGAAGTAACTATCAACGATACTCCTGCAGATAGTGATGTTGTTGCTGGTATTGCGACAATTAGAGGGGAACCTGTTACATTAATCAACCTTGATGCTTGGCTTGGTATTCCAAAGTTAAAGCAAGAAGAATACAAGTTAATTATCTATTGTGAATTCAATCACAAAAAAGTAGGTTTCTTAATTAAAGACATGCTGGATATTGTTGAAAAAACAACTGATGAATTAAGACATACAGAAGAAACAAACTCTAAAGTTACATATACAACTTATGTAAAAGTAAATGAAAAAGATGAGTTATGTACTGTATTTAATGCTGAACAATTATTACAAGACTTAGGTTGGGTTGAAGATGGAGAAGATACATTAAATAAATATGTAGAATCTAAATTCAATACAAATAAAATTGTATTAGCAGCTGAAGATTCAGGTGTTGCAAGAGAAGTATTAACTAAATTCTTCAAAAAAGCAGGAATCAATTATGAGATTTATAATAATGGAGCACTACTATTAGACAGACTTGAAGAGATTGATCCTTCATCAGTAGCACTTATTATTACTGATATTGAGATGCCTGAAACTGATGGTTTCCAAGTTGCATCTTTTGTGAAACAAAATAGTAAATACTCTGAGATTCCAATTATTGTAAACTCATCTATGACTACAGATGCAGTAAAAAACAAAATGAATAGTATTGGAGTTGATGGATTTATTGGAAAAACTGATATCCAAGCTCTATATGAAGCTGCAAAGAAGCACTTATCTTTCTAA